The following DNA comes from Cherax quadricarinatus isolate ZL_2023a unplaced genomic scaffold, ASM3850222v1 Contig6441, whole genome shotgun sequence.
GCCACTCAGAGGGTAACTATTAatgtttttaaatatatttatattgaCGAAGAAGACACTTGAGGAACATTTGGGTAACCTGATAGTGGAAGCGTTCCATTAGTCCAGAACAGAGAAAGAACGGTATAAAATgtgaaggaatttgaggtaatcaatccctcagtcttttATCAAAATTGTTGGACTGGTCTGATGAAGACATTGCCTAACGTTCACAAAATTAATATTCTCAACAGTTACACAGATATCTCATTTATGAAATTGTTAATTTTGTAAACCGTTTATAATATTTATGTTATTCATCATTATATTTaggataattttttttatcttacaattttttttttacagtaaactTGGAAAATATCTGGTCATTTTATTGCTTTTTGTTTACAAGAGGATCATTAATTTCATAATCCATACAGACGCAATATTTTAACAGTAAATGTATACAGTATCATTAATGTAAACTAATCAGTGACTTACAGAGATGATCTAAGAGAACAGATGTGTAAATAATTTCGTCAGCCTGGAAGCCGGTATTAAGGGCTTTAGTCATGATGAATCTGAAGCATAGACGTTAAGATGGGCAGGATACAACTAATTTGTTCATAagttttataagaacataaagacggagcactgcagcaggcctactggcccagacACCCAATGGCCCAAGCCTGGCCAGGGCAggccacatccacttaaggaaagagcacggcatcagacccatcagcactagtcaagtccaactcacacccacccacacccactcatgtattaatctaacctatttttaaaagtaaCTGTACTTAACTTTGCAAATACTGATTTCAGTGTTCGGTGTGTTCTTTCTAACACTGAATTTAATTGGAGGTGGTTATGCAAAATAAAAGTTTGATGATTATTGACGCTCCTACAAAAGTCTTTAAATTCTGCAACACTTCGAGAAGCAGATGAAGTCAAAATACTGATTCATACGGGACTCTTCCTGCCAGAGAAATTTATTGACCTTCAGTAAAGCATTTGATAAAGAATAccatattgtttatttggatttcaatAAAGTTTTTGAGTGAATAACACACACAAAGTTGCTAAAAAAAGAGGCAGCTCATGTTTTATGTTAAAACGTTGTCATGGATCGAGGCCAATCAATAAAAAACAGTTTTCCCCTGCATAAATGGCACGAAGTCATATTAAGGACCATTCACGACTGAcgttgtattaatattggtagaattaccgacaatatgttaagtaaaaggatacgaatgcaactgatgtgacattttattgtgacaacgtttcggcttgataaagctcctggagagcgaaacgttgacacaatatgtcacattagttgcatttgtgtccttttacgtaaCGATTGGCGCTTTACAGAATGTACTTGGTGGTATCACAGTGGTTTTCAGAGTTAGGTGTGACTACTAAAGTAAAGCAAATATAAATAattatgaaaatggtatacaataacgaCAAGTAGATTAGTAAGACATGTTTAACGAAAGTGCTTTATTTTCATGCTGCAGCTTCACTttgttccagacaatggagcTGAACACtcttccagggtgagggactgaccgtcTCAAGAACTATTTCCTAAAGGTAGAAAGGATTGATCATGTTTTTACCTTGCCACATACCTAAGATGCCTCCATGTTCTCTGAATTTGATTGAAGATGCCTACCGTGTAAGCGATAGGTTTCAAAAATAGAGATATCTAACTGTATCACTTGTATCTTACTCAACCAAATATTGCGAAGTAGTGTTGTCGGCCTATTGGTCCAAGTTGGTTTAAACTTAATGTAAAGTGGCAGTTTTGTTACCACTATTAATCAATGATCAATaaaacacctgtgttacacttgggtatctttactgacgaaaagtttcgcctacacagtctcGTGAATAAATAAACCAAACTTTGACGCGTCTTGCTCATtcatttgtcggtattgtatactattaaaCGATATAAATCCCACATGGACATAGAATCAACATGTACTAGAAATGTAAATTAGACTAAAAATGCggattatggcattttattgtgaaaacgtttcgtTCACCAGGAGTTTGATCACTTGAATTCTGTAATAAAAATGGCCCTGTTGGTCGAAACTTCTTTACAATAAAATGTctgtgtgtcttatttacactGATTACTtacgaaatatacagatcaatttgTTCTCCATGTTTAATTTTATGTCTGTGTTGAGTTTACTTGTTCATGGATGGAAACATTTAGCCAGGCAGTGAACTAAAACTAGCTAATTATTGTATCTTTCGTAGATGGTTCATATGGATGAAGAGCTGGACTCATCGGTGCAGAAGGTGTTTGTGCACAACGCTGTGAAGCTGCAGTTGAGTGAGTCAATGTGTGTCAATGTTATGCTCATCAATGTGGTGGACGTCGTGgttgtgaggggtgaggggtatCCCTGCGAAGCTGGCCTCCAGCTCTTGGTCAGAAACTCAACCTTGGACAGATTACCCAGTCAGGTGAGTTATGTTCACCTGGAGCATAGCATCTTCACCTCGCTAGCCACAGCTCTCAACATCAATCACCTCATCGTCATCAACTCCACCATCAAGGTCCTCGACATCTCCAGCCCTCTGCAGAACATCACCTCTAACTTCATATCGTCTAAAATAGACACACTCGAAAAACTGCATGTAGCAAATGGATCGGAATTCATACTCTACAAATCTTCTGTAGATATCATTTCTTCACACGGATTAATTATCAAAGGTCATGTAGTCCTGACAGAATCGTCAATATATTCCCCCTTAGAAAAGAGTGTCATCATGTTTCCAGGAGCTTCACTAAAACTCGAAAAATTTTCCGGCAACCTGGCGGTTAAGGTTAAGATACAGGAACTAAACAATGATAGACCACAAGTGATCCAACGTCCTTTTGAACCATGTATAAATATTCCATATAAAAGTTACTTTGAAGCATTTATTATGTGTCTCATACTACTGATAATTGTTTGCGTTTTCGATGTAGCTTGCATTTATCTGCTCAAAAGTAAAATATCCCGTGGAGACTGGGGAATGATGGAAAACAACAAAAGATCAAAACCAGACTTAGAATGTTCTTTGATAAATGGATTAATCAATACTTCAACCCAAGTAACTCTTGATGATATCATTTCCGAAACATCTGCAATTATTCCAGTCGGAAACTTAGACGAAATATATTCCAAGAATATGGAAATTTCAACATCGCTGCTCAGTGATAAGTCACAGTATGAAGAGAAACTCAGAGAGATTGTTGAAAAGATCAACGATTGCGGAAAAGGAAAAAATAAT
Coding sequences within:
- the LOC138850984 gene encoding uncharacterized protein isoform X1, with protein sequence MALLSKVRGWIIVYVVVWACTLPPSMGDLSEVLRVGINAQFCEHKGATLLCDYKATQRMVHMDEELDSSVQKVFVHNAVKLQLSESMCVNVMLINVVDVVVVRGEGYPCEAGLQLLVRNSTLDRLPSQVSYVHLEHSIFTSLATALNINHLIVINSTIKVLDISSPLQNITSNFISSKIDTLEKLHVANGSEFILYKSSVDIISSHGLIIKGHVVLTESSIYSPLEKSVIMFPGASLKLEKFSGNLAVKVKIQELNNDRPQVIQRPFEPCINIPYKSYFEAFIMCLILLIIVCVFDVACIYLLKSKISRGDWGMMENNKRSKPDLECSLINGLINTSTQVTLDDIISETSAIIPVGNLDEIYSKNMEISTSLLSDKSQYEEKLREIVEKINDCGKGKNNIHKIVNKGNKLTKAEEIEAEHKKAQEERSRGEALVKINIDKKMMRQQASEHMEKYVQKMREIAEQVLDLWNKTLISFDWNTTFMVDLQEWLNFFKWQIKEKENCLKVQTEQQNSNYKTNEEMLNQCVSEKNEQLKYKLVSDIRSIESDFNNDVRNAGSEKEILKKLYDKKKETCKITYEVLKWKNLYFEPQKLKESHDDALLSLTEEFLQEMRLTLESILTMHRLTVLFVKHVKIKRSWQAPE
- the LOC138850984 gene encoding uncharacterized protein isoform X2, translating into MGDLSEVLRVGINAQFCEHKGATLLCDYKATQRMVHMDEELDSSVQKVFVHNAVKLQLSESMCVNVMLINVVDVVVVRGEGYPCEAGLQLLVRNSTLDRLPSQVSYVHLEHSIFTSLATALNINHLIVINSTIKVLDISSPLQNITSNFISSKIDTLEKLHVANGSEFILYKSSVDIISSHGLIIKGHVVLTESSIYSPLEKSVIMFPGASLKLEKFSGNLAVKVKIQELNNDRPQVIQRPFEPCINIPYKSYFEAFIMCLILLIIVCVFDVACIYLLKSKISRGDWGMMENNKRSKPDLECSLINGLINTSTQVTLDDIISETSAIIPVGNLDEIYSKNMEISTSLLSDKSQYEEKLREIVEKINDCGKGKNNIHKIVNKGNKLTKAEEIEAEHKKAQEERSRGEALVKINIDKKMMRQQASEHMEKYVQKMREIAEQVLDLWNKTLISFDWNTTFMVDLQEWLNFFKWQIKEKENCLKVQTEQQNSNYKTNEEMLNQCVSEKNEQLKYKLVSDIRSIESDFNNDVRNAGSEKEILKKLYDKKKETCKITYEVLKWKNLYFEPQKLKESHDDALLSLTEEFLQEMRLTLESILTMHRLTVLFVKHVKIKRSWQAPE
- the LOC138850984 gene encoding uncharacterized protein isoform X3, whose product is MVHMDEELDSSVQKVFVHNAVKLQLSESMCVNVMLINVVDVVVVRGEGYPCEAGLQLLVRNSTLDRLPSQVSYVHLEHSIFTSLATALNINHLIVINSTIKVLDISSPLQNITSNFISSKIDTLEKLHVANGSEFILYKSSVDIISSHGLIIKGHVVLTESSIYSPLEKSVIMFPGASLKLEKFSGNLAVKVKIQELNNDRPQVIQRPFEPCINIPYKSYFEAFIMCLILLIIVCVFDVACIYLLKSKISRGDWGMMENNKRSKPDLECSLINGLINTSTQVTLDDIISETSAIIPVGNLDEIYSKNMEISTSLLSDKSQYEEKLREIVEKINDCGKGKNNIHKIVNKGNKLTKAEEIEAEHKKAQEERSRGEALVKINIDKKMMRQQASEHMEKYVQKMREIAEQVLDLWNKTLISFDWNTTFMVDLQEWLNFFKWQIKEKENCLKVQTEQQNSNYKTNEEMLNQCVSEKNEQLKYKLVSDIRSIESDFNNDVRNAGSEKEILKKLYDKKKETCKITYEVLKWKNLYFEPQKLKESHDDALLSLTEEFLQEMRLTLESILTMHRLTVLFVKHVKIKRSWQAPE